DNA sequence from the Glycine soja cultivar W05 chromosome 18, ASM419377v2, whole genome shotgun sequence genome:
ATGTTACAAATCGAATTTTGTTATCCTATCTAATCTTGTTTTATAAACTAATTTGCATTTATTTCCCCAAGTatcgaaaaaaataaattaatttgcatttattattatagttattTGTCAATCTAAATTGTAAGATTGATTTATCAGCTGTGACAACTAGTCAACTTATATTCTTAGTGAGAAAGGAAGGAATACCTAAGGTGGGACGGGTTGTACGTACTCGGTAGAACTtcttttataaatgtttattttattacaatttatttaaagttaatatcAAGAGGTTGGCTTAGTTGGGACAACTTGTTGACTCCAATTATGTTTTTTCCTCCAAAGGAGCACTGCTAGAACAGTTGGTGAGCCATCTTTTATAAAGTTGTATTTatactatattaaaaattatgagatTGATTTAGCTGAGAtagttttttaacttttatttttcgaAAGAAAGAGGGAACACTTTGGCCCGGGCAAATTTGGGGGCTGCTATTTATCAAATCATCCACAAATCTACATAGGCTTAAACAATGGTAGATCTAGGAGACCTAAGTTAGGgaataatttgtttaaaaaataaaattaataattattataatgaaaGGAGTGAAAAAATAGGTACAAAGttcaaatataagaaattaagagagacaaaatatatatatatatattaaaggcGAGAAGATGAAGATGCATGTGTACGATTTCTGTTATAATATGATCAAATACTACTCCTttcttgctattttttttctttcatcactTCATTTTAACAATGTGATTCGAAAGGAGGATATTTACAAAAGATATTCCGATACTCAAGTAAGAATTCAGCCTAGAATAATAAATGCAGataataaatatacatttaataaataatgatttttacatGAGGCTTCTACTCTTTTTATACCAAACTTATTAGGCCTTGAACCTTGGATTTGTGTGCACTGATTACCATCTAGGTAATCCGTCTTCTAAGTAAGATTAGGTGCCCTAATTTCATAATTACTAGTAAATGTGATCATTACCTTGCGTGACTTCGAATAGGTAGGTATCAACTATCTCGGCCTAATACCTATCCGGTATGTTACTTTGGTTGTGGGATTGAATAAATACTCGATATCCTATCTAGTATATGTACCCTCAAGTAAGTGTGGATTCGCCACTCAGCTTAAGGCTCAAGTTAGAGTAAGAGCCCTTTTGCCTCAACctcattttgttttctaagaaatgctagttatacaataaatttataCATCATCATTTTATACAAAAGGAAAGATGtatatagaaagaaaagaaaaggaaatgtgTAATAAGATTAGATGATAAGTGATGTAATAAAAACATGAATAAAAGGATTTTATACATTAACAGGGTAAAAAGCTTTAcaatcattcaatcataatctattatatacaataaatttgttgacgtctaaaataattatcttaaaataatttaaataatgatttgtggttgaataataatataaaattattttatatcgtcagtatataaacattaaactctaaaaatattaatataaaaagaatttaaaaaatatcagaatATGGAAAATATAGcttgtaaattattttcaatcccATTCACATGAACACCAAAAAGAAATGCTCACTCACATATTGGTCAGTTGTTAGAAGATAAAGTTGATCATACATCTCAAACTTCAACAAGATTTTTCAATTCGACTTCTCTCTCTCTGAATATATACATATTGCTCTAGCTAGCTAGGCTATTTTACAGTGGTACATTGCTTATTGTTGTCTGGGAATTTGCAGACAAAATCAAACTCATGCAACACAAAAACCAACACCAAGGAAGCTAAAAGTACTAGCACTGGACCCAGCATCCATAACATCAAAGGAACAGCAACACAAAGCACCCTATTACCTACAAGAGCTAAGGTGAACCCTCTTTCTAATATTGTTTGTGTGTAACCCCCAGACAAGAACTCCCCATATGCATTCATCAGAAAATTGGCATCAATCAGATATCCTATGGCCATAGAGCTGAACATGAAGCTCATCACCAAACAAATTGATGCTGATCCATACTTTAAAACAAAGATTTTATCTGACTTTGACCCAAAAAATCCACTGCTAAAAAGATGGCTAGCATTGTAGGTGTTATTTGTCAAAGCTGCCAAACCCAAGTTAATAAGAATGGTTATAGTAGCTGTGAGTATTGTGGACATAAGAGTGTTCCTCAAGCTTTGCACTGTCAACATAGCTTTGCTGGCATCACCCTGCACTATGACAAAGGCAAATATCTGAGAAACATTGAAGCTCCAATTGCCCAATTCATGAATAAGTGAGTGAAAGTTTTATATCTATTACTCTCTTTATAAGCTTTAAATTGCTGTGtctttaattatcaaaatttgtaaatattcatcaagaaaaagataaacaaatttttttaacatgataaGATGAGAATCAATGTCTAGTATTGCGTGTTTGAAAACTCGAtgagaatgaaaaaattatgCATGAGATGTGAAagctataattattaatttctgaAGATCACGTTCTGACCCGTGAAAAATcatatttgaaaaatgaaatcaaacacTCTGAGAATCTATTCCATGTATAAGCATATTACATATACAACTGATCTATGCAATTACCTGATTTAAGTTGAGACTCCAATCTGTCCTTCTATGCTTACTGATTCCATAAGTTGTACGTGAAGGTTTGTTCTTGATGGTGTGGCAAAGATAGGCATGGTAACCTACTGTGATGAAAAGACTCAAAGGGACGACAATGGTGTCCAAATAAAAAGCCACTCCCATCTTTTCCCGGTGatgaggaaagaaagaaaatagctAGCTAGGGCCTTAGGGGTTGGTTTGGTAACAACGAATAACACGAGATGTCTTTTTATAATGGACTCTTCTATTAGAGAATGCCATGGAAAGCTGAATAAGAAAACGAATGATGCAtgaaatattgtttttaattgtaGTTAGTGCATGCTACGACTCCTCTCTCCATAAGTGGAAGTGATATAATGGACACCAATCTTGATGTGGGGTTTGAGTCATACGTACTATACAATTATGCGTGAAGACCTAATATGCCACGAAATCAAATTGAAAGCAAGGAActaattacataattaaatattcaattgGCGTATATAGATAGAAATAGAAGCAACTTGCTGGGATGTTCAATTGGATagtatcaaagaaaaaaaaaatccaattcaaTTATGTCGATTGTTGGAGAATTCACatttactaataataataataagatgaaCAAAATATATACGTGTGTTGGAAATCTAACATAAAGTGTTAGATGTGAGAGAtacattgaaaaaaatttaagtactATGTAGACTAAAAATAAtgtcaataatatataaaagtgcATTAAATTAGGCCTAAATCCTAAATCTTTCAATTGAAAGCTAGCATTTAGATAGTGttaaattcatcaaattaaagCCCTATCTTCCCGGTTGTAAGAACATCCCTCAAAGTAAGATGTATTAAGAATGATGTCTATTCTTACTTAATAAAtctgaattttcatttttgaattgTAGCATTTTTAAGAGTTATAATAGAAATGATTtctagaatttatttttaaatgagagCCTATTTATAGAGTTATTTTCACTCTCACTAAACCACATGAGCTTGTCCTAATCCTATAcacttattaattaatttgtatgtgTGCATGGGTATGAATCTTGctcatttatatataaagatCACTTCCTCATTATATACCTCGATCCCATATGTATATTAGGTGATATATCAGAATATTAGATAAATAAATCCTTAACCTTTCTGTTAACTAGAATAATGAggactaataaaataaaaataaaaactagaatAATAGAGGGACCATGGCTTCCTCGTGCTCCCATTTCCTTTTCTCCACCACTTCTAAGGGAGTTTTCCTATgccaatatttttaatttaattggaaTCGTCAGGCCAAAGAGAATGAGGATATAGTTTTAGCCTATTACATTTTGCTTTGTCGCCATTAAAAATCTTTTTGCCTTCTTTTATTGGACGTCTCTATTGGTTTTGATGAGAACGCCcacagaatatatatatatatatattctgtgtacgttctcttctttttcaaaatcatgataaaactACGTGTAATTTATGCATGTTTTAAACTTCTTTATTCTTAATGTCgcctttaatttgtttataagtTTCGCTGTCTATGAGTTCGTGAGTCTAGCTTATATCTATGCTCTAAAACATGCTAAACATAATTAAGTAGGTATAAAATTAACGATTCTTTCTATCATTTTGTTATGTATAGATATGGAGATCAAACACAGCTTACTGAAAATTTATCGAATACTCTTGCAATGTTTGTGCTATATATTGTTCATCACTTTATTGGATGGATTAGCTTTGAGGTAGTTTTTAATCTCCATGCAAATAAACAATTCGAGATGAACTGGTGGTAGTATCcatacattttcttttatgccatattttattttcacgaGAATCATTGTTGCTCACTACTATTTCATATTGTGCTGAACCAACTAGATATTCAGTGCAACTGGCCCAGTGAGTGAACCTTAGCAAatttgtttttgtgtgtgtgcaaACTACATACTGATAATGAGGTTGGAATTTAAAATCTCATTCAAACAACtcaatgcatgtttggatatcAATCACACAATTGATTTTAGCTCCAAAATCACggtgattttattaaaaaattcgaAGCAACAATGGAGTGGTTTTTACCAACACCGTAAAAACAAAAGCGAGATACGATCACCACATTGTTCAATCAAACACACGCTTAAACTCTCATCACTTGGCTAACCCtagttttttattataagaaaacaAGCTAAAgcctaacaaaaataaatgaccCTAGGTTTGAGCTGTGGCAAATTGCTTCAAGAAACGAATCTTCACAAACGAATCTACCGACAACACAACATAGTCTGAGTTCCATTGATTCCATTTATGAGTTTTAGATTGGATTGTTTTTTCACCATCCCTCCTTCACCCCCAAATATGTCATATACTGACGATGGAATCAATTTCTTGCCAAAATTTTATCTGTATCCACAGCTCCTGTGCTAACACGTtcccaagaaataaaaaattgtagctTCATGCTAAACTGTATTCCAACATTGTGGATGGTGGTTGTTTGATTGTTCCAATTGGTCTGTGCGAAGAAAAAGACAAGCGGATTCGATGATGCCATGGGAACGA
Encoded proteins:
- the LOC114395687 gene encoding uncharacterized protein LOC114395687, yielding MGVAFYLDTIVVPLSLFITVGYHAYLCHTIKNKPSRTTYGISKHRRTDWSLNLNQGDASKAMLTVQSLRNTLMSTILTATITILINLGLAALTNNTYNASHLFSSGFFGSKSDKIFVLKYGSASICLVMSFMFSSMAIGYLIDANFLMNAYGEFLSGGYTQTILERGFTLALVGNRVLCVAVPLMLWMLGPVLVLLASLVLVFVLHEFDFVCKFPDNNKQCTTVK